One Pantoea trifolii DNA segment encodes these proteins:
- a CDS encoding phosphohydrolase, whose protein sequence is MSLTHWQQRYENWLQLNWLHDDKAHDIAHLRRVWMSAKRIMQHSDANPMVVMTACYFHDVVNLPKNHPERHLASTYAAEETRRILQQDFPDFPFELLDAVAHAVQAHSFSARIAPQTLEAKIVQDADRLESLGAIGLARVFYTAGALGRPLFDSEDPLGKERELDDVKWTLDHFQKKLLGLPQTMQTEAGRLLAEHNADFLVHYMGKLCAELQGNLTSVDESVLRDFSPIHS, encoded by the coding sequence ATGTCACTTACTCACTGGCAACAACGCTACGAGAATTGGCTGCAGCTCAATTGGCTGCACGACGACAAAGCCCACGATATCGCGCACCTGCGCCGCGTCTGGATGAGTGCGAAGCGCATCATGCAGCACAGCGACGCCAATCCAATGGTCGTGATGACCGCCTGCTACTTTCACGATGTGGTTAACCTGCCGAAAAACCATCCTGAACGTCATTTAGCCTCAACCTATGCGGCGGAAGAGACGCGTCGCATTCTGCAGCAGGATTTCCCGGACTTCCCATTTGAACTGCTGGATGCCGTCGCGCACGCGGTGCAGGCTCACAGCTTTAGCGCGCGTATCGCGCCGCAAACGCTGGAAGCGAAAATTGTGCAGGACGCCGATCGTCTCGAATCATTAGGTGCTATCGGCCTGGCGCGGGTTTTCTACACGGCGGGCGCGCTAGGTCGTCCGCTGTTTGATAGCGAAGATCCGTTAGGAAAAGAGCGTGAACTGGATGATGTGAAGTGGACGCTGGATCACTTCCAGAAAAAGCTGCTGGGTTTGCCGCAAACCATGCAAACCGAAGCCGGACGCCTGCTGGCCGAACATAACGCCGATTTTCTCGTGCACTACATGGGCAAACTGTGCGCCGAGTTGCAGGGCAATCTGACGTCGGTCGATGAATCGGTGTTAAGGGATTTTAGCCCTATACACTCGTAA